One genomic segment of Pseudomonas sp. RU47 includes these proteins:
- the coxB gene encoding cytochrome c oxidase subunit II, giving the protein MMRHPHVWMGLLLWSIFSQANAAWTVNMAPGATEISHAVFDLHMTIFWICVVIGIIVFGAMFWSMMVHRRSTGQVAAKFHESTGVEIMWTVVPLLILVAMAVPATATLIKMYDASEPDIDIQVTGYQWKWHYKYLGQDVEFFSNLATPAEQIHNKEAKGEHYLLEVDKPLVLPTGAKVRFLVTSADVIHSWWVPAFAVKRDAIPGFVNEAWTRVDKPGLYRGQCAELCGKDHGFMPIVVEVKDKADYDKWLAERKAEAAQLKELTSKDWTLDELKERGDKVYHTTCVACHQAEGQGLPPMFPALKGSKIATGPIKDHLSIVFHGKPGTAMAAFGKQLSEVDIAAVVTYERNAWGNNKGDMVTPKEVLELKQAESK; this is encoded by the coding sequence ATGATGCGACATCCACACGTCTGGATGGGCCTCCTGTTGTGGTCGATTTTCAGCCAGGCCAACGCCGCCTGGACTGTGAATATGGCGCCTGGAGCGACTGAAATCAGTCACGCAGTATTCGACCTGCACATGACCATTTTCTGGATCTGTGTGGTGATCGGGATCATCGTCTTCGGCGCCATGTTCTGGTCGATGATGGTGCACCGCCGTTCTACCGGGCAGGTCGCCGCAAAATTCCACGAAAGCACCGGCGTCGAAATCATGTGGACCGTCGTGCCGCTGCTGATTCTGGTGGCCATGGCCGTACCCGCGACCGCCACCCTGATCAAGATGTACGACGCCAGTGAGCCGGATATTGATATCCAGGTCACCGGCTACCAGTGGAAGTGGCACTACAAATACCTGGGCCAGGACGTCGAGTTCTTCAGCAACCTGGCCACCCCCGCCGAGCAGATCCACAACAAGGAAGCCAAGGGCGAGCACTACTTGCTTGAGGTCGACAAGCCGCTCGTACTGCCGACCGGGGCCAAGGTGCGCTTCCTCGTGACCTCCGCCGACGTTATCCACTCCTGGTGGGTGCCGGCGTTTGCGGTCAAGCGCGATGCGATCCCCGGGTTCGTCAATGAGGCCTGGACGCGTGTCGACAAGCCCGGACTTTACCGTGGCCAGTGCGCCGAGCTGTGCGGCAAGGATCACGGCTTCATGCCGATCGTGGTCGAGGTCAAGGACAAGGCCGACTACGACAAGTGGCTGGCCGAGCGCAAGGCCGAGGCCGCGCAGCTTAAAGAGCTGACCAGCAAGGATTGGACCCTCGACGAACTCAAGGAGCGCGGCGACAAGGTGTATCACACCACCTGCGTTGCCTGTCACCAGGCCGAAGGCCAAGGCCTGCCGCCGATGTTCCCGGCGCTCAAGGGCTCGAAAATTGCCACCGGCCCGATCAAGGATCACTTGAGCATTGTCTTCCACGGCAAACCCGGCACCGCCATGGCGGCGTTCGGCAAACAGCTGTCGGAAGTCGATATCGCAGCGGTCGTGACCTACGAACGTAACGCCTGGGGCAACAACAAGGGCGACATGGTCACGCCAAAAGAAGTGCTGGAGCTGAAACAGGCGGAAAGCAAATGA
- a CDS encoding carbonic anhydrase translates to MSDKDKQPLAASAQTPEAESADAALRQIVDGFLHFHHEVFPQQEELFKKLATAQAPKAMFITCADSRIVPELITHSSPGDLFVTRNVGNVVPPYGQMNGGVSTAIEYAVLALGVQHIIICGHSDCGAMRAVLNPDSLEKMPTVKAWLRHAEVAKTMVHENCNCADEKESMPILTEENVIAQLQHLRTHPSVASRMANGHLFIHGWVYDIETSEIKAYDADQGRFLPLDGSHPIPVATPKARF, encoded by the coding sequence ATGAGTGACAAGGATAAACAGCCGTTGGCTGCGTCGGCGCAAACCCCTGAAGCGGAATCCGCCGATGCAGCGCTGCGACAGATCGTAGACGGCTTTTTGCATTTTCATCATGAGGTCTTCCCACAGCAGGAAGAACTCTTCAAGAAACTCGCCACGGCCCAGGCGCCAAAAGCGATGTTCATCACTTGCGCCGACTCGCGCATCGTCCCCGAGCTGATCACCCACAGCTCGCCCGGCGATCTGTTCGTAACCCGTAACGTCGGCAACGTCGTGCCGCCTTACGGGCAGATGAACGGCGGCGTTTCCACCGCAATCGAATACGCGGTACTGGCGCTCGGCGTACAGCACATCATCATCTGCGGCCACTCCGATTGCGGCGCCATGCGTGCAGTGCTCAATCCGGACAGCCTGGAAAAAATGCCGACAGTCAAAGCCTGGCTGCGCCACGCTGAAGTCGCGAAAACCATGGTGCATGAGAACTGTAACTGCGCCGACGAAAAAGAAAGCATGCCGATCCTCACCGAGGAAAACGTCATCGCCCAATTGCAGCACTTGCGTACCCATCCTTCGGTAGCCTCGCGCATGGCGAACGGTCATTTGTTCATCCATGGCTGGGTCTACGATATCGAAACCAGCGAAATCAAAGCTTACGACGCGGATCAGGGACGTTTCCTGCCGCTCGACGGCAGCCATCCGATTCCGGTGGCGACGCCCAAAGCGCGCTTCTAA
- a CDS encoding PA0069 family radical SAM protein, with product MINPLPPRGRGTASNPHNRFAPNRSVAEDDGWYQEVPLTQGTEVILETAKTIITRNTSPDLPFDRSINPYRGCEHGCIYCYARPSHAYWDMSPGLDFETKLIAKTNAAQVLEEQLGKKGYQCAPINLGSNTDPYQPIEREHKITRQTLEVLLRYKHPVTIVTKGSLILRDLDLLTELAQQRLVAVMISLTTLDDELKRILEPRAAAPKARLRAIRVMREAGIPVGVLCSPMIPMINDSEIESLLSEAHAAGAQSAAYMMLRLPLEVAPLFEEWLAAHYPQRAAHVLSLIRQSRGGELYDSRFGARMRGEGVFADLLAQRFAKAIKRLGLNHREGYNLDCTAFCPPGRQMSLI from the coding sequence ATGATCAATCCTCTCCCGCCCCGTGGCCGCGGCACCGCCAGCAACCCGCATAACCGCTTCGCGCCGAACCGTTCGGTGGCCGAGGATGACGGCTGGTATCAGGAAGTGCCGCTGACCCAAGGCACCGAGGTGATTCTCGAAACCGCAAAAACCATCATTACCCGCAACACCTCTCCGGATCTGCCCTTCGACCGCTCGATCAACCCCTACCGAGGCTGCGAACACGGCTGCATCTATTGCTACGCACGGCCCAGCCACGCCTATTGGGACATGTCGCCGGGGCTGGATTTCGAAACCAAGCTGATCGCCAAGACCAACGCCGCCCAAGTGCTGGAAGAACAGCTCGGGAAAAAAGGCTATCAATGCGCGCCAATCAATCTGGGTTCCAACACCGACCCGTATCAGCCAATCGAGCGTGAACACAAAATCACCCGCCAGACCCTCGAAGTGCTGCTGCGCTATAAGCACCCGGTGACCATCGTCACCAAGGGCTCGCTGATTCTGCGCGACCTCGACCTGCTCACCGAACTGGCGCAGCAACGGCTGGTGGCGGTGATGATCAGCCTGACCACGCTGGACGACGAACTCAAACGCATCCTCGAACCGCGCGCCGCCGCCCCCAAAGCGCGGTTGCGCGCCATTCGGGTGATGCGCGAGGCCGGCATTCCGGTCGGCGTGCTGTGTTCACCGATGATTCCGATGATCAACGACAGCGAAATCGAAAGCCTGCTCAGCGAGGCCCACGCCGCCGGCGCGCAAAGCGCTGCCTACATGATGCTGCGTCTGCCGCTGGAGGTGGCGCCGCTGTTCGAAGAATGGCTGGCGGCGCACTATCCGCAACGGGCCGCGCATGTGCTGAGCCTGATCCGCCAAAGCCGCGGCGGTGAGCTCTACGACAGTCGTTTCGGTGCGCGTATGCGCGGTGAAGGGGTGTTCGCCGACCTGCTCGCGCAACGTTTCGCCAAGGCAATCAAACGTCTGGGCCTGAATCACCGCGAGGGCTATAACCTCGATTGCACGGCCTTCTGTCCGCCGGGTCGCCAGATGTCGTTGATTTAG
- a CDS encoding cytochrome c oxidase assembly protein, with product MADSISMKKLVTRLLGVVVAMFVFGFALVPIYDVMCKAFGINGKTAGQYEGEQVVDTSRQVRVQFLSTNTADMPWDFYPKHDELTANPGAVNEMIFIARNPTDKPMSAQAVPSIAPSNAAAYFHKTECFCFTQQVLQPGQQIEMPVRFIVDRDMPKDVKHLTLSYTLFDITARHPPVAANTGG from the coding sequence ATGGCTGACTCGATCTCGATGAAAAAACTCGTCACTCGCCTGCTCGGGGTGGTGGTGGCGATGTTTGTCTTCGGCTTTGCCCTGGTGCCGATCTACGACGTGATGTGCAAGGCCTTCGGCATCAACGGCAAGACTGCCGGACAGTACGAGGGTGAACAGGTGGTCGACACTTCGCGCCAGGTGCGCGTGCAGTTTCTGTCGACCAACACCGCCGATATGCCATGGGATTTCTATCCCAAGCACGACGAACTCACCGCCAACCCCGGCGCGGTCAACGAGATGATTTTCATCGCGCGCAACCCCACCGACAAGCCGATGAGTGCGCAAGCCGTGCCGAGTATCGCGCCGAGCAACGCGGCGGCGTATTTCCACAAGACCGAATGCTTTTGTTTTACCCAGCAGGTGCTGCAGCCCGGTCAGCAGATCGAGATGCCGGTGCGCTTCATTGTTGACCGCGACATGCCCAAGGATGTGAAGCACCTGACGCTGTCCTACACGCTGTTCGATATCACCGCCCGACATCCGCCGGTGGCTGCAAACACTGGCGGTTGA
- a CDS encoding cytochrome c oxidase subunit 3, with translation MATHEHYFVPAQSKWPIIATVGMLVTVYGLATWFNDLKAARPESHGPLIFFIGGLLVAYMLFGWFGTVIKESRAGLYSAQLDRSFRWGMSWFIFSEVMFFIAFFGALFYVRHISGPALGGEGPKGIAHMLWPNFQFTWPLLHTPDPKLFPPPKDIISPWGLPLINTILLVSSSVTITIAHHALKKGHRGALKIWLAITVLLGCAFLGFQAEEYIHAYHELGLTLGSGIYGATFFMLTGFHGAHVTIGTIILFVMLMRIMRGHFDNEHQFGFEAASWYWHFVDVVWIGLFIFVYVL, from the coding sequence ATGGCAACTCATGAGCATTATTTCGTTCCGGCCCAGAGCAAATGGCCGATCATTGCCACGGTCGGGATGCTCGTCACCGTGTACGGCCTGGCCACCTGGTTCAACGATCTGAAGGCCGCGCGCCCGGAATCCCACGGCCCGCTGATCTTTTTCATCGGCGGCCTGCTGGTGGCGTACATGCTGTTCGGCTGGTTCGGCACGGTGATCAAGGAAAGCCGCGCGGGACTCTACAGCGCGCAGCTGGATCGCTCGTTCCGCTGGGGCATGAGTTGGTTCATCTTCTCCGAAGTGATGTTCTTCATCGCCTTCTTCGGCGCGCTGTTTTACGTACGACACATTTCCGGCCCGGCGCTTGGCGGCGAAGGCCCGAAAGGCATCGCGCACATGCTCTGGCCGAACTTCCAGTTCACCTGGCCGCTGCTGCACACGCCAGACCCGAAACTGTTCCCGCCGCCCAAGGACATCATCAGCCCGTGGGGCCTGCCGCTGATCAACACGATCCTGCTGGTCAGCTCCAGTGTGACCATCACCATCGCCCACCACGCCTTGAAGAAGGGCCATCGCGGCGCGCTGAAAATCTGGCTGGCGATCACCGTGCTGCTGGGCTGCGCGTTTCTCGGTTTCCAGGCTGAGGAATACATTCACGCCTATCACGAGCTGGGCCTGACCCTCGGTTCGGGCATTTATGGCGCGACGTTCTTCATGCTCACCGGATTCCACGGCGCCCACGTGACCATCGGCACGATCATTCTGTTTGTGATGCTGATGCGCATCATGAGGGGCCATTTCGACAACGAGCACCAGTTCGGCTTCGAAGCGGCGAGCTGGTATTGGCACTTCGTCGACGTGGTGTGGATCGGCCTCTTTATCTTCGTTTACGTACTCTGA
- a CDS encoding twin transmembrane helix small protein, with amino-acid sequence MLKTAIVLMLIATVISLFSGLFFLVKDDSSSNRLVIALSVRVALAAVTVGLIAWGFYSGQLVSHAPW; translated from the coding sequence ATGCTCAAAACAGCGATCGTCCTGATGCTGATTGCCACGGTGATCAGCCTGTTCAGCGGCCTGTTTTTCCTGGTCAAGGACGACAGCAGCTCGAATCGCCTGGTCATCGCCTTGAGTGTTCGGGTGGCATTGGCCGCAGTCACCGTCGGCTTGATCGCCTGGGGCTTTTACAGCGGCCAACTGGTGTCGCATGCGCCTTGGTAA
- a CDS encoding SURF1 family protein codes for MKRFRPGVIPTVVVALLLPLLVSLGFWQLSRGAEKTALLASYAERHAAEPMASSELLSSADPAYRRVHLHGQFDAAHSLLLDNRQRDGKVGVELLQPFQDQRSGLWLLVNRGWLPWPDRRVPPQFSTPADALNIDAWVYVAPGATFQLHADPVSNTWPQTITAVEPTKLWQTLERDGFAYELRVEPGPASYEADWPVVAMGPEKHLGYAVQWFAMATALLGLYVYLGLHNAKEKHHGNGHESTQHV; via the coding sequence ATGAAGCGTTTTCGCCCGGGCGTGATACCGACCGTGGTGGTGGCGCTTTTGCTGCCGCTGCTGGTGTCGTTGGGTTTCTGGCAATTGAGCCGTGGCGCCGAGAAAACCGCCCTGCTCGCCAGTTACGCCGAACGCCACGCCGCCGAACCGATGGCCAGCAGCGAGTTACTGAGCAGCGCCGATCCGGCCTATCGCCGTGTGCATCTGCACGGCCAGTTCGATGCCGCGCACAGTCTGTTGCTCGACAACCGCCAGCGCGACGGCAAGGTCGGCGTCGAGTTGCTGCAACCGTTTCAGGATCAACGCAGCGGTTTGTGGCTGCTGGTCAATCGCGGCTGGTTGCCGTGGCCGGATCGCCGCGTGCCGCCACAATTTTCCACACCTGCCGATGCGCTGAATATCGACGCCTGGGTCTACGTCGCCCCCGGCGCTACTTTCCAGTTGCACGCCGATCCGGTCAGCAACACCTGGCCGCAAACCATCACTGCCGTCGAGCCCACCAAGCTGTGGCAAACCCTCGAGCGCGACGGCTTCGCCTACGAATTACGCGTCGAACCCGGCCCGGCCAGCTACGAGGCCGATTGGCCGGTGGTCGCCATGGGCCCGGAAAAACACCTCGGTTACGCCGTGCAGTGGTTCGCCATGGCCACCGCCCTGCTCGGCCTCTACGTCTATTTGGGCTTGCACAACGCAAAGGAGAAACACCATGGGAACGGCCATGAATCCACCCAGCATGTCTGA
- a CDS encoding SulP family inorganic anion transporter — protein MRAAQLKAVLPRELLASVVVFLVALPLCMGIAIASGLPPAKGLITGIIGGLVVGWLAGSPLQVSGPAAGLAVLVFELVRQHGIEMLGPILLLAGFLQLVAGRLKLGCWFRVTAPAVVYGMLAGIGVLIVLSQVHVMLDASPKPSGLDNLTAFPAAVAQALPSFGWQAGLLGLSTIAVMWLWEKFRPHSLRFVPGALLGVGLATGASLLLALQVKRVEVPANLAEAIDWLKPADLLSLADPTLLIAAFAVAFIASAETLLSAAAVDRMHSGVRSDFDRELSAQGVGNMLCGLLGALPMTGVIVRSSANVQAGATTRYSTIFHGLWLLAFVLLLSSVLQSIPVASLAGVLVYTGFKLVDLKAFRGLGRYGRMPMFTYAATALAIIFTDLLTGVLIGFGLTMLKLAFKASRLKISLIDLPQDGEMELRLVGAATFLKVPALTQVLGSIPQGTTVHVPLNNLSYIDHSCLELLEEWGRANAAKGSKLLIESRGLKRRLEGRVRTNTGIGAAG, from the coding sequence ATGCGTGCGGCTCAATTGAAAGCGGTGTTGCCACGGGAGCTGCTCGCTTCAGTGGTTGTGTTTCTGGTCGCCCTGCCGCTGTGCATGGGTATTGCGATCGCGTCAGGGTTGCCGCCGGCCAAAGGGCTGATCACCGGGATCATCGGTGGTCTGGTGGTCGGTTGGCTGGCAGGTTCGCCGTTACAGGTCAGTGGGCCGGCGGCGGGTCTGGCGGTGTTGGTGTTTGAACTGGTGCGCCAGCACGGCATCGAGATGCTCGGGCCGATTCTTTTGCTTGCCGGTTTTCTGCAACTGGTGGCCGGGCGCTTGAAGCTCGGTTGCTGGTTTCGGGTCACAGCGCCAGCGGTGGTCTATGGGATGCTGGCGGGGATTGGCGTGTTGATCGTGCTGTCGCAGGTGCATGTGATGCTCGATGCATCACCGAAGCCCTCGGGGCTGGATAACCTTACGGCGTTCCCCGCGGCGGTGGCGCAGGCCTTGCCGTCGTTTGGCTGGCAGGCCGGGTTGCTCGGGCTGTCGACCATCGCGGTGATGTGGCTCTGGGAGAAATTTCGCCCGCATTCGCTGCGCTTCGTTCCCGGGGCATTGCTCGGTGTGGGTCTGGCGACCGGGGCAAGTCTGTTGCTGGCCCTGCAGGTGAAGCGCGTTGAAGTGCCAGCGAATCTGGCGGAAGCCATTGATTGGTTGAAGCCGGCAGATCTGCTCAGTCTGGCCGATCCGACGCTGTTGATCGCTGCGTTTGCCGTGGCATTTATCGCCAGCGCGGAAACGTTGTTGTCCGCCGCAGCGGTGGATCGCATGCACAGCGGCGTGCGTTCGGATTTCGACCGGGAACTGTCGGCGCAAGGTGTCGGCAACATGCTCTGCGGTTTGCTCGGCGCGCTGCCGATGACCGGGGTCATCGTGCGCAGTTCGGCCAACGTCCAGGCCGGCGCGACCACGCGTTACTCGACGATCTTCCATGGCCTGTGGCTTTTGGCGTTCGTGCTGTTGCTGTCGAGTGTGCTGCAAAGCATTCCGGTGGCGAGCCTGGCGGGGGTGCTGGTGTACACCGGTTTCAAACTGGTCGATCTCAAGGCGTTTCGAGGTCTGGGCCGTTATGGGCGGATGCCGATGTTCACCTACGCGGCGACGGCACTGGCGATCATCTTCACTGACCTGCTGACCGGTGTGTTGATCGGTTTCGGTTTGACGATGTTGAAACTGGCGTTCAAGGCGTCGCGGTTGAAGATCAGCCTGATCGATCTGCCACAGGATGGTGAGATGGAATTGCGTCTGGTCGGTGCGGCGACATTCCTCAAGGTGCCGGCGCTGACGCAAGTGCTGGGCAGTATTCCGCAGGGGACGACGGTGCATGTGCCGCTCAATAATCTGAGCTACATCGACCATTCGTGTCTGGAGTTGCTGGAGGAGTGGGGCCGGGCGAATGCGGCGAAGGGGTCGAAGCTGTTGATTGAGTCGCGGGGGTTGAAGCGCAGGCTGGAAGGCAGAGTGCGGACCAATACCGGGATCGGCGCAGCCGGCTAA
- a CDS encoding c-type cytochrome, with the protein MKNLVIATLALLGSASIHAADVDQSLIKQGEYLARAGDCVACHTAKGGKPFAGGLPMETPIGTIYSTNITPDKTGVGEYSFEDFDQAVRHGVAKNGSTLYPAMPYPSYARVSETDMQALYAYFMHGVEPVAQENKASDIPWPLSMRWPLMGWRWMFAPKVEDYKATSADPVIDRGAYLVEGLGHCGACHTPRALTMQEKSLSAADGTTFLAGSAPLEGWIAKSLRGDHKDGLGGWSEEQLVQFLKTGRSDRSAVFGGMSDVVTHSMQYMTDADLTAIARYLKSLPATDPNDQPHQYDETAAKALWNGDDSQRGASVYIDNCAACHRTDGHGYTRVFPALAGNPVLQSEDPTSLIHIVLKGGTLPATHTAPSTFTMPGFAWRLSDQEVGDVVSFIRGSWGNKGAPVSAKEVAGLRSDDMKTTSTDDLGQVTEHH; encoded by the coding sequence ATGAAAAATCTCGTTATCGCGACCCTGGCGCTGCTCGGCAGTGCCTCCATTCATGCGGCCGACGTTGATCAAAGTCTGATCAAGCAGGGCGAATACCTCGCCCGCGCCGGTGACTGCGTGGCGTGCCACACCGCCAAGGGCGGCAAACCGTTTGCCGGTGGCCTGCCGATGGAAACCCCGATCGGCACCATTTACTCGACCAACATCACCCCGGACAAGACCGGCGTCGGCGAATACAGCTTCGAAGACTTCGATCAGGCCGTACGCCATGGCGTCGCCAAAAACGGTAGTACGTTGTACCCGGCGATGCCGTATCCGTCCTACGCGCGTGTCAGCGAAACCGACATGCAAGCGCTGTACGCGTACTTCATGCACGGCGTCGAACCGGTGGCACAGGAGAACAAGGCCAGCGATATTCCGTGGCCACTCAGCATGCGCTGGCCGCTGATGGGCTGGCGCTGGATGTTTGCGCCGAAGGTCGAGGACTACAAAGCGACGAGTGCCGACCCGGTGATTGATCGTGGTGCGTATCTGGTCGAAGGCCTCGGTCATTGCGGCGCCTGCCATACGCCACGTGCGCTGACCATGCAGGAGAAATCCCTGAGCGCCGCTGACGGTACAACCTTCCTCGCCGGCAGTGCGCCGCTGGAAGGCTGGATCGCCAAAAGCCTGCGCGGCGATCACAAGGATGGCCTCGGCGGCTGGAGCGAAGAGCAACTGGTGCAGTTCCTCAAGACCGGTCGCAGCGATCGCAGCGCGGTGTTCGGCGGCATGAGTGATGTGGTCACCCACAGCATGCAATACATGACCGATGCCGACCTGACCGCAATTGCCCGCTACCTCAAGTCGTTGCCGGCCACTGATCCGAACGATCAGCCGCATCAGTACGACGAGACAGCGGCGAAAGCCCTGTGGAACGGCGATGACAGTCAGCGCGGTGCTTCGGTATACATCGACAACTGCGCCGCGTGCCATCGCACCGATGGCCATGGCTACACCCGGGTGTTCCCGGCGCTGGCGGGCAATCCGGTACTGCAATCGGAAGACCCGACGTCGCTGATCCACATCGTGCTCAAGGGCGGCACATTGCCGGCGACGCATACAGCACCCTCGACCTTCACCATGCCCGGTTTCGCCTGGCGCCTGTCGGATCAGGAAGTGGGGGATGTGGTGAGTTTCATCCGTGGCAGTTGGGGTAACAAAGGCGCGCCGGTCAGCGCCAAGGAGGTTGCGGGCCTACGCAGCGACGATATGAAAACAACATCCACTGATGATCTTGGCCAAGTAACAGAACATCATTAA
- the ctaD gene encoding cytochrome c oxidase subunit I — translation MSAVIDDHGHADHAHGPAKGLMRWVLTTNHKDIGTLYLWFAFLMFLLGGSFAMVIRAELFQPGLQIVEPAFFNQMTTMHGLVMVFGAVMPAFVGLANWMIPLMVGAPDMALPRMNNFSFWLLPAAFLLLVSTLFSPGGGPNFGWTFYAPLSTTYAPESVTFFIFAIHLMGISSIMGAINVIATILNLRAPGMTLMKMPLFVWTWLITAFLLIAVMPVLAGCVTMMLMDIHFGTSFFSAAGGGDPVLFQHVFWFFGHPEVYIMILPAFGAVSQIIPTFARKPLFGYTSMVYATASIAFLSFIVWAHHMFVVGIPLVGELFFMYATMLIAVPTGVKVFNWASTMWQGSMTFETPMLFAVAFVILFSIGGFSGLMLAIAPADFQYQDTYFVVAHFHYVLVPGAIFGIFASAYYWLPKWTGHMYDETLGKLHFWLSFVGMNLTFFPMHFVGLAGMPRRIPDYNLQFADFNMVSSIGAFMFGATQIFFLFIVIKTIRGGEPAPAKPWDGAEGLEWSVPSPAPYHTFTTPPEVK, via the coding sequence ATGAGCGCTGTCATCGATGACCACGGTCATGCCGACCACGCCCACGGCCCCGCCAAAGGCCTGATGCGCTGGGTACTGACCACCAACCACAAGGACATCGGCACGCTGTACCTGTGGTTTGCGTTTCTGATGTTCCTGCTTGGCGGCTCGTTCGCCATGGTGATCCGCGCCGAGCTGTTCCAGCCCGGTTTGCAGATCGTCGAACCGGCGTTCTTCAACCAGATGACCACCATGCATGGACTGGTGATGGTCTTCGGCGCAGTGATGCCGGCGTTCGTCGGCCTCGCCAACTGGATGATCCCGCTGATGGTCGGCGCGCCGGACATGGCCCTGCCACGGATGAACAACTTCAGCTTCTGGCTGTTGCCGGCGGCGTTTCTGCTGTTGGTCTCGACCCTGTTCAGCCCCGGTGGCGGGCCGAATTTCGGCTGGACCTTTTACGCACCGCTGTCGACGACTTACGCGCCGGAAAGCGTGACCTTCTTCATCTTCGCCATCCACCTGATGGGGATCAGTTCGATCATGGGCGCGATCAACGTGATCGCCACCATTCTCAACCTGCGCGCCCCCGGCATGACCCTGATGAAAATGCCGCTGTTCGTCTGGACCTGGCTGATCACCGCGTTCCTGCTGATCGCGGTGATGCCGGTGCTGGCCGGGTGCGTGACGATGATGCTGATGGACATCCACTTCGGCACCAGTTTCTTCAGTGCTGCCGGTGGCGGTGACCCGGTGCTGTTCCAGCATGTGTTCTGGTTCTTCGGCCACCCGGAGGTGTACATCATGATCCTGCCGGCGTTCGGCGCGGTCAGCCAGATCATCCCGACCTTCGCGCGCAAACCGCTGTTCGGCTACACCTCGATGGTCTACGCCACGGCGAGCATCGCGTTCCTGTCGTTCATCGTCTGGGCGCACCACATGTTTGTGGTCGGCATTCCGTTGGTGGGCGAGCTGTTCTTCATGTACGCGACCATGCTCATCGCGGTGCCGACCGGGGTCAAGGTGTTCAACTGGGCCAGCACCATGTGGCAAGGCTCGATGACCTTCGAGACACCGATGCTGTTTGCCGTGGCGTTCGTGATCCTGTTTTCCATCGGCGGTTTCTCCGGGCTGATGCTGGCCATCGCCCCGGCGGACTTCCAGTATCAGGACACCTACTTTGTGGTCGCGCACTTCCACTATGTGCTGGTGCCGGGGGCGATCTTCGGGATCTTCGCCTCGGCCTATTACTGGTTGCCGAAATGGACCGGGCACATGTACGACGAAACCCTCGGCAAGCTGCATTTCTGGCTGTCGTTCGTCGGCATGAACCTGACCTTTTTCCCGATGCACTTCGTGGGACTGGCGGGGATGCCGCGACGGATCCCGGACTACAACCTGCAGTTCGCCGACTTCAACATGGTCTCGTCGATTGGCGCGTTCATGTTCGGTGCCACGCAGATCTTCTTCCTGTTCATCGTGATCAAGACCATCCGGGGTGGCGAGCCTGCACCGGCCAAGCCTTGGGATGGCGCGGAAGGTCTGGAGTGGAGCGTGCCGTCACCGGCGCCGTATCACACCTTCACCACACCGCCGGAAGTGAAATGA